The stretch of DNA TCTGTTGACAAGATTCTGTCTGTATCATATTATGCTGTTACCGGAATGGAAGTGCCATCGGTGCACTTATTCCCCAACCCGGAGGATCACAGTTCTCCTTGGATGCTGAGGGGCAACTCCTGACCCAACCTCAGTCTTAACCCGCGCCCCCCGCCTGTTTCCGGCGGGGGCTGCGCTGTTTTGGGGGTGTACAGGCTGTCTTGAGGGCATAGGTGTGAAAACACAGGCGGTAGACCGGGGCGGGGCTGCCATACGGGGCTGTGCTACCCTGCCTCTATGACGTTCCCGCGCCCGCTCTATTCACCCCGCCGCAAGTCGGGGCGTCTGGCGTAAGCGAAGGCAGAACGGTTCCGGCAGGCGGCGTGCGAGTAGGGGCACGCCGCCTTTTTCTGACCTCTCTGAGCTAGAAGGAGTTCCCATGACTGACATTCAACGAAACTTGCCCATAGACGAACAAATTGAGCTGCTGAAGCGCGGCGTGGTCGACCTCGTATCCGAAGACGATCTGCGGCGCAAGCTGGCACAGGCGCAGGCAGAGGGCCGGCCGTTGCGCGTAAAACTGGGGGCCGATCCGACTCGCCCTGACCTGCACCTGGGGCACGCCGTGATTCTCCGCAAAATGCGCCAGTTTCAGGACTTGGGCCACAAGGTCATCATGCTGATCGGCGATTTTACGGCCATGATTGGCGACCCCAGCGGCAAATCCAAGACCCGCCCACCGCTGACGCTGGAAGAAACCCGCGCCAATGCGACCAGCTACCTGGAGCAGTGCCGCCTGATCCTGCGCGACGACCCGGACGTGCTGGAGGTTCGTTTTAACGGTGAGTGGCTGGAGCCGATGGGTTACGCCGACGTGATCCGGCTCGCCAGCCGTTACACCGTGGCCCGCATTCTGGAGCGCGACGATTTTACCAAGCGCCTCCAATCTGGCACGCCCATTCAGATGCACGAACTGCTGTACCCGCTGACGCAGGGCTACGATTCGGTGGCGCTGGTGGCCGACGTGGAACTGGGCGGCACCGATCAGTTGTTTAATAACCTCGTGGGCCGCGCCTTGCAACGCGACTACGCGCAGGAACCCCAGGTCGTGATGACCCTGCCGTTGCTGGTAGGGCTGGACGGCACCGAGAAAATGTCCAAGAGTCTGGACAACTACATCGGCCTGACCGACGAACCGCACCTGATGTTCGCCAAGCTGATGAAAGTGCCCGATCCGCTGGTGGGCAACTACTTCACACTGCTGACGGATTTGAGCGCCGAGCGGGTAGCCGAACTGTTGGCCGGGCATCCGGTGGCCGCGCACCGCGAACTGGCCCGCGAAGTGGTGGCGTCGCTGCATCCGGGCGCAGACCTGGAGGCCGCCGAGGAGCGTTTTAAATCGGTGGCGAAAGGTGGCATTCCCGAAAACATTCCCACCGTCAGCATTCCTGCCGCCGAGCGCAACCCGGAAGGGCGTTACAGTTTGGCCCGTCTGGTGGTATTGGCCGGACTGGAACCCAGCAACGGCGCGGCCCGCAAACTGATTGGGAACCGGGGTATCAGGGTAAACGGCGAAACGGTGGCCGAAGCGCAGACCAGCATCGAACTCCCTGAGGGCGGCGCGGTCATCCAGAAGGGCAAAGACCGCTTTGCCAGAGTGATTGCTGAGGCTTAGACCAAAATTGTCTTCACCGGGCCTTCATGGGCCGCACAGCGTCTTGCCTGTCTGACTCCCAAATCGTTGGATTTGGCGCTGTAGGGGCAAAGTTATGCACAGGAAGGTGTGGACAACCCCTGGCGGCTGTGGATAACGTGCCAAAGCGCAAAAACCTCAAGTTGTACCCAAGAGTTATCCACAGGGAGCATGTGGATAAACCGCGTCCCTGTGGATAAAAAGCTGACCGCCCCATCACATTTGGCGGTGGGGTCGGCCAGGACAAATTTATGGTTAGACTCGGTCGCTCATGTCCTCTTCGCGCAACCGCTCTACGCGCAGCATGTTGGTGGTGCCGCGCACGCCGAACGGGACGCCCGCCGTAATCACGTAGCGGTCGCCCACATCGGCCAGACCGCTCTTTTTAAGCTCGTCATTGGCAATGCGTACCATGTCGTCGGTGTCGCGGGGGTCTTCGCTGAGCATAGGCACGACGCCCCAGGACAACGCCAACTGGTCACGCGTCTGGATGTTGGGAGTGAGGGCCAAAATCGCCAGTGGGGGCCGGTTCTTGGCAATGCGGGCCGCCGCGCCGCCCGTGCTGGTAAAGGTCACGATGGCGGGCGAATCCAGTTTTTCACCGATGGTACAGGCGGCGTAAGCGATAGAATCCTGCGCCAGTTCGGTGTCTACCACCAGTTGACGCTGCAACATCAGGTAGTGCTCGCTCCCTTCAGCCTCGCGAGCAATTCTGTCCATCATCGCCACCGATTCTACCGGGTACATGCCTGCTGCCGACTCGGCAGACAACATCACGGCGTCCGTGCCGTCGTAAATGGCGTTGGCCACGTCCGACGCTTCGGCGCGGGTAGGGCGAGGCAGGCTGATCATACTTTCGAGCATTTGCGTGGCCGTAATCACGGGCTTGCCTGCTTCACGGCACATCCGAATGATGCGCTTCTGGATGGTGGGCACCTGTTCTGCACGCATTTCTACGCCGAGGTCGCCCCGGGCCACCATGATGCCGTCCACTTCTTTCAGGATGTCCTCGAAGCGGTCTACGGCCTGCGGCTTCTCAATCTTGGCCATCAGTTTGGCGCGGCTGCCAAAGCGCGACAGGTAGTGGCGGGCCAGCAGCAGATCGTCGCGGCTGCGAACGAAGCTGAGAGCCACCCAATCCACACCAAGTTGTGCGCCAAATTCCATGTCCTGCACGTCCTTATCAGACAGCGCGGGCACAGACAGGTCGGCTTCGGGCACGTTGATGCCCTTATTGTTTTTCAGGACGCCGCCCACGACCACAGTGGTCTGCACGTCGTTGCCACGCACGCCATCAACGCGCAGGGCCATGTTGCCGTCGTCGAGCAGCAGGGCCATACCGGGGTGCACGTCTTGGGCCAGGCCCTTGTAGGTCGTGCCCACGCGCTCGGCGTTGCCTTCCACATCGTCATCCATTGTGATGATGAACTTCTGGCCCTTGACCAGCGTGACCGCGCCTTCCGCAAAGCGGGCCACGCGAATCTTCGGCCCCTGAAGATCTTGCAGGATGCCAATGCTCACGCCTTTTTCGGCAGCCAATTTGCGAACCATCTCGAAGGTCTGACGGTGGTCATCAGGATCGCCGTGACTGAAATTCATACGAACCACGTTCAGGCCCGCGTCAATCATGCGGCCCAAGACCTCGGGGCTGCGGCTGGCGGGGCCGATGGTGGCAACAATTTTGGTGGCGCGGTCAAAATGCTTCATGGGTGTACCTGCTTTGGAGAGAGTCTGATCGGCTTGAACTGCTGTGGAAGGGATTCCAAGTCCTGTCGCACAAATGGGCGGATCAGGGTCATGGCCCCACCGCCCACCTGCTTCGGGCCAACGCGGGGCCTAGCGCAGGGCTTTGCGGCCAAGGAACACGGCGCGGTCGCCCAGGCCATCTTCAATTCGCAGCAGTTGGTTGTATTTGGCGATGCGGTCAGAGCGGCTGGCGCTGCCGGTCTTGATCTGTCCGGCATTGGTGGCGACGGCCAGATCAGCAATGAATGCATCTTCGGATTCGCCGCTGCGGTGGCTGATGATGGTGCCGTAGCGGTTGCGCTTGGCGAGTTCGATGGCGTCCATGGACTCGGTCAGGCTGCCGATCTGGTTCACCTTCACCAGAATGGCGTTGCCCACGCCCGTATTGATGCCGCGCTGAAGGCGTTCGGGGTTGGTCACGAACAGGTCGTCGCCCACGAGCTGCACCTTGTCGCCGATTTTTTGGGTCAGCAAGCGCCAGCCGTCCCAATCGTCCTCGGCCAGGCCGTCTTCGATAGACAAAATAGGGTAACGGGCGGCCCAGTCGGCCCAAAAATCCACCATCTCGGCGGTAGACAGCACGCGGCCTTCGCTTTCAAGGTGGTAATTGCCGTCTTTGTACAGCTCGGTCACGGCAGGATCGAGCGCGATCACGATGTCCTTGCCGGGTTCGTAGCCCGCCTTCTCGATGGCTTCCAGCAGCACACTGAGGGCTTCCTCGTTGCTCTTCAGGTCAGGGGCAAAGCCGCCCTCATCGCCGACGTTGGTGTTGTAACCGCGTGCGCTCAACACTTTTTTCAGCGCGTGGAAGGTCTCGGCGCCGTAGCGCAGCGCCTCACGGAAGGACGGCGCGCCCACAGGCATGACCATGAACTCCTGAAAATCCACGGAGTTGT from Deinococcus sp. QL22 encodes:
- the tyrS gene encoding tyrosine--tRNA ligase; its protein translation is MTDIQRNLPIDEQIELLKRGVVDLVSEDDLRRKLAQAQAEGRPLRVKLGADPTRPDLHLGHAVILRKMRQFQDLGHKVIMLIGDFTAMIGDPSGKSKTRPPLTLEETRANATSYLEQCRLILRDDPDVLEVRFNGEWLEPMGYADVIRLASRYTVARILERDDFTKRLQSGTPIQMHELLYPLTQGYDSVALVADVELGGTDQLFNNLVGRALQRDYAQEPQVVMTLPLLVGLDGTEKMSKSLDNYIGLTDEPHLMFAKLMKVPDPLVGNYFTLLTDLSAERVAELLAGHPVAAHRELAREVVASLHPGADLEAAEERFKSVAKGGIPENIPTVSIPAAERNPEGRYSLARLVVLAGLEPSNGAARKLIGNRGIRVNGETVAEAQTSIELPEGGAVIQKGKDRFARVIAEA
- the pyk gene encoding pyruvate kinase; translated protein: MKHFDRATKIVATIGPASRSPEVLGRMIDAGLNVVRMNFSHGDPDDHRQTFEMVRKLAAEKGVSIGILQDLQGPKIRVARFAEGAVTLVKGQKFIITMDDDVEGNAERVGTTYKGLAQDVHPGMALLLDDGNMALRVDGVRGNDVQTTVVVGGVLKNNKGINVPEADLSVPALSDKDVQDMEFGAQLGVDWVALSFVRSRDDLLLARHYLSRFGSRAKLMAKIEKPQAVDRFEDILKEVDGIMVARGDLGVEMRAEQVPTIQKRIIRMCREAGKPVITATQMLESMISLPRPTRAEASDVANAIYDGTDAVMLSAESAAGMYPVESVAMMDRIAREAEGSEHYLMLQRQLVVDTELAQDSIAYAACTIGEKLDSPAIVTFTSTGGAAARIAKNRPPLAILALTPNIQTRDQLALSWGVVPMLSEDPRDTDDMVRIANDELKKSGLADVGDRYVITAGVPFGVRGTTNMLRVERLREEDMSDRV
- the eno gene encoding phosphopyruvate hydratase, with amino-acid sequence MNIEKVMAREVLDSRGNPTVEAEVHLDSGYVGRAIVPSGASTGTHEALELRDGGSRYGGKGVQKAVQNVNEALGPAVVGLDASDQAAIDAAMLDLDGTPNKGRLGGNAVLAVSLATARAAAAELDIPLYRYLGGSNAKTLPVPMMNLINGGAHADNSVDFQEFMVMPVGAPSFREALRYGAETFHALKKVLSARGYNTNVGDEGGFAPDLKSNEEALSVLLEAIEKAGYEPGKDIVIALDPAVTELYKDGNYHLESEGRVLSTAEMVDFWADWAARYPILSIEDGLAEDDWDGWRLLTQKIGDKVQLVGDDLFVTNPERLQRGINTGVGNAILVKVNQIGSLTESMDAIELAKRNRYGTIISHRSGESEDAFIADLAVATNAGQIKTGSASRSDRIAKYNQLLRIEDGLGDRAVFLGRKALR